AACAGCTCTGTCCTTGTGAGACAGGGCTTACACTTGCTCCACTTTTCTTGCTTAACTCTGTCAAAGGCtaagctgcagcagaagcagaactCAGGAAAAATTCCCAATTCCGTAAGGGAAGTGCCCTCTAGTGTCCACCAAACTGAGGGAAAatcagggagagggaagggctgaggaaAAGGAGGTGTACCCTGTCGATGGAGCTGCCTTTCCTCTGGGCATAGGCTCCCCACAGCATGAAGACCACCCCGTGCAGGTTCTTGTTGAGCCAGGACACCACGACATCCGTGaactgctcccagcccctctccttgTGGGACGTGGCCTGGTGAGCCCGAACCGTGAGCACTGCGTTGAGCAGGAGCACTCCTGGCAAACAAACGACATCCAGAGGGTGAAACAAGGGTTAACCCATCCCTGgaatgcccaaggccaggctggatggagctctgagcaacctgggatagtggaaggtggtccttggatgagctttaagctcctttccaacccaaaccattctgggattttgggattcaaactgtttttttttcctgttgatgAAGCAGATTTTCATTTCAAGATTTTCATTTCACTGAGAAGTGATTTTCTCTCCTACAGGTGGATTATTTCCAATCACAGGGCTGTTTTTTTAGGTAAGATTCTTTTCTGCTCCACAGGGGGCACATCACTGAGTGTGTCTGAGCTCACCTTGCTTGGCCCAGCCCGTCAGGTCCCCATGGCCAGGGTGGGTGAAGTCCTCAATGTCCTCAGAGAGCTCcttgtaaatattttccaagCTGGAAAATTTAAACCAAGCCAGCAGAAGATTTTTAATATGCCAAGAGCAAGGAGCACTTATTGCTCTAACCAGGCAAGAAAAGCATTGATTTTAATCTTATTATTTAAGATAATAAAGCCATTTGTAGACGCAGGGCAGCAAagcctgtgtgtgtctgtctggaAGCTTTAATGAGactggaaatgaaaatttaCATCCAGAGTATCACCAAAACTACACAGAATTATCCATGTCTTGCAGtgatgttttttttccaggcaatGCAGAACTCAAATTTAAGTAGTTGCAAACCACTTCACATCAATTTTCtggctcccagccctgagcaacACAGAACTGCAAACAAATAAGGAACAAAAGGGATTTTGCAAATTTTCCTACCTGGGGGGAGGTGGAACAGGCTTCTGAACACTAAAACAGAGCCCATGAGCTTGTTTAGGTCCATGGTATGGATCTTGTCCCAAAATGACAACCTTTACCTGAAAGCAGATCTTGGTTAGCACTGAACTGGAATCAATATTATTCCCCAGAGAGTGGGGGAATAAAAGGATTATAAATGAGCTTTATCCTAAAACagagaccaaaaaaaccacaaacccaacccaacctcTCCAAGAAACTGAAGTTAAATCCCAGATATCTCACTGAGAAAGAGCACAGAGCCCACCTAACACTAACAGCCCTACAGCTTTGCTGTCAAAATTATGAGTACAACTAATATAATTTGAGTGCAGAAGACCAACATTTTCACAGCCACAAAAAACCACCTTGTTATTTTCCAAGCAGGTTTCATCCCATAACAGCTTTATGCCACACTTGCTGTGATATTTTTGAGATGTTTTATTGGCAATGACATTACCTTATGCtgtctttttttgctttaactGGAGTCTGTTACTGAtcaattaaaaaacaacagaTGTTCAAGATCAAAAAGCTATGAACTAGGTTAAGCTGGtaacaccagaaaaaaagatcaaaagGATCAGAGGAAGTTCTGTGGCTTGTGAGGGTAGTAAAACAATAAAAGCACGGTTTGGTATCAGACATGAAAGGTAAGGCTGCATTTATGAGTTAGGTGAGCAAAAAACCAGCATCCTCATCCCATGGGATCCAAGCTTAAGGGACCAAACACTGAAGGAACGTGTCTGTGCACCCACCCTGCACCTTCAGGGTTTTAAACTCCCCGGAGCAGCTAAGAGACCCCCACTGCGGCTCTACTCACATCCCAGATGTCGCACATCTGCGTCCAGGTGAAGACCTGCTCGGGGGGCGGATACACCGTGTAGCGCTTCCTCTCCTCGGCCACGAACGCCATGAGCtgcgggggcagcgggggctcAGCGGGGGCTCAGCGGCCGCTCGTGTGGGCAGGGGGGATCGGGGAATGCTGCTCACCTCCACGAAGTAGGGCTTGGAGAACTCCCCGGCCAGCTGCCGCCGCCAGCTCTCGCCGAAGCCCGGGGGCACGTTCCGCTGCGCCAGCAGCTGCCGCGCCGCCTCCTTGTTCTTGCGGATGCGCTCCTGCTGCTCCGCGCTCAGCGCCTGGCTCGCCTCATCCCCGGCCTCCTTCGCCTTCTTGGCGGCGTTCACCTGGAAGCAGcgggcagggaggaggctgcGGGCGGTGCGAAAGCGCAGCGGGCGCAGCCCGAGGCCCCGGAGCAGCACGGCCATAGCGGGCCAGGCCCCGCCCGAGGGGCGGCCGCGCCGCACGCGCCGGCTGCGCGGCAAAACACCCAGCGCGCCCCCATTGGCCGCCGCGCCGCGCGGGCCCCGCCCACAGGCGGGAGCACAAATGCTCGCTCGCTATTGGCCAGCTGGAGAAAGCCTGCTGCTCCCTATTGGCTCGCCGCGGATGGAGGGGAGGTTTCTACCTAGCAACTGTGACGTCACGGAAGGTCTCAGCGCCCATTGGGCGGCAGCGGAGCGTGGGCGCTCGATTGACAGCTCAGCCACGCGTGGAGCCGAGCGGGAATTTGGAAATGGtgccccccttcccccccaccccaccaatTCCCCTCAGAAAAGGCCGCCAGGACGCCCAGGCCCCCTCCCACACACAGAGAGCCAGACACGCACGCGCCGCCACCAGACCCCTCTCCTCCCAGGCCGCGGGCTCCCTCAGCCCCCCGCTCCCCACCTCAGAATCGCCGCCCGGCTCCGGGGAGCGGCCGCGCTTCTTGGCCGGCACGGGGCTGAAGAAGGAGTGCAGCGTCTTCTGCCCGATCATGGCTGCGGCGGAGCGGAGCAGACAGCGAGGGAGACCGGGGTGAGTGAGGGGCGGCAGCGGCGCGGAACAGGCGCGGAGGTGGGGTTGGGACTCGGATTTGGCGCCAAACCCGCGCGCGTGCGCCGGGGGCGTGgccagctggggagggggcgtGGCTTTGCGCGCGGCCATGCCCCGTGCGCGCTCCCGTTTCCCGCGGGATCGCGCTCTCCGCTGCCCCCGTCCCTCCTTCGGGCATCGCTGCCGGTCCCGGGTCCGCCCATGGACGGATTCGTGGTGAAACTGCCCCGCGGGCAGGCGGgggatggcggcggcggcgggaagAGGCCGCGGCTGGaggagcccggcccggggcggccTCTCCCGCGGGAGATCCGCGCCGAGGGGCTCAGCTGTGATTACCGCATCCTTTTCGGCAAGGCCGAGGCGGACGAGATCttccaggagctggagaaggaggtggAGTATTTCGAAGGTATATTCCTGCCCTGTGAGGGTGCCGGAGCACGGGCTGTCCAGGGAGGCTCCGGAGGCCTCCCAAAGGGCCTGGACAGTGCTCTTGGAGACTCGGCTtgggcaggaggggtggcctGGATGACCCCCtctggtcccttccaacctcaatcTTTCTGTGTCCAGCTCTATTCCCCTCCATATCCCCCTTACCCCTTCCCAGTGAAGCatttccctgcccagcccacccAGGTGAGTCCCAAGCAATTCCCAGGGCCCGGGCACAACTGGCCAGGCACCGGGAGGTTTCTGCAGCCACCTGCTGTTTGCATAATGTTGCACTGAGAAGCCAAGAACACAGGTCTGGCCCTGCAGGGTTGGTTTTGCTCAGCTGGAAGTGTTTGCCAAGAGATAATCCCGGAGTGGTGACTGGAATTTGTTGGAGATGCAGAAATGAGGAATGTGGTGGGGGTGCTGGTCCTGTTCACCCCATTCGAGGGGGATAACAAGGCAGTGTCCAGCTTTGCTGGGACAGAAACACCGGCAGTGGGGATACCAGCTTTTGGGTTGACATGAGCACCCCCATTCCTGTTGTCTGGAGATTCCCAGAAGCTGCAGATCCAGGAGAATGTTGGGCTGTGCAGAGACAATAGAGAGCCGGGTTTGatccttcccctgccctgttTAAACAGATGACTTGACAAAGCTGCACATATTTGGCACGTGGCACAAGATTCCCAGGAAGAAGGTCACCTACGGAGACCCTGGCTTGTCCTACACTTACTCAGGGGTCACATTCCACCCTAAGCCATGGATCCCAGTGCTGACCCGGATCCGGGAGCGCGTCACCTCGGAAACAGGGCACACCTTTAACTTCGTCCTCATCAACAGGTACAGCCCCTTTCCAGTTGCACCAAGCACCTTATCCTccaactgaaacaaaacaaaagcttctGCAGCATTTGGCCAATTTCTGAGGAGTTGATTTCATTTAATTAGTAAATAACTCATTATATTCTATTATTGGTAAGTAATTAACGGTAGTAATTAACAGAGTTGTGTGCACAGGTACAAAGACGGCCTGGACCACATCGGGGAGCACCGGGATGACGAGAAGGAGCTGGTTCCCCGCAGCCCCATTGCCTCCGTGTCCTTCGGAGCCTGCCGGGATTTCGTGTTCCGGCACCGGGATCACCGCGGGAAGGGAGGAATGGCGGGCACAGGGAGGATCACCCTGCAGCTGGCCCACGGCAGCCTGCTCCTCATGAAGCACCCCACCAACCTGCACTGGTACCACAGCCTGCCCCCACGCAGGAGGGTGCTGGCCCCCAGGGTCAACCTCACCTTCAGGAAAGTCCTGCCCGGGGTCAAGCAGGGAAATGTTCATCAGTCAGGGCCTTTGAAAAGTGAAGCTTTAGTTCCTGCTGGAAATGTGGATTCCCCTGTGGTGAGCCAAGGGACTGGAGGAGCAAACGGACAGGAGAGGTTTGGTAACTTTGCTGCTAAAGCTTGTGACCACTGATCTCAAAGGCAAGAAGGTTTTTTACACCAGGAAATGTTGCTCTGGTCCTGCTGATCCCTGGTTTTGGTCATTGCTACCCTTGTTTTGCTCGGGAGGAAGTTTGTTCTAAGCTGATCTTAATCTAAGCAATGTTCCAAGAAGATGAAAATCCTCcacaggctggaggcagcagttTATAAACACTGTGAGCCACAAGCTGTGATCATTTAAAGCTGATACTCTACAGGTGACACTTTCTGTCAATGAGCTCTGGTTTGCTTGGgttttaattgaaataaagcGCTAATGAGCCTGACATGGAGAAGGGGAGTGCTGAGGTGTGAGGACAGGGAGTGCAGTGTGGCTGGATGAGTGTTTGAGTCACTGTGATTCCTCTCTGCTTGATACTCCTCTGCTCTTAGGGGAGGCTGTTCTTGCAGGAGGAAGCACaagatttttccttcctcaggtCCTTTGTACAAAAACCAGGCAGCAAAAAATGCCCTTGTGGGGGAGAACTGGGTTGTCCCATTTCCACTGGAAGGCTGTCACTCTGAGAGTGCATTTTCCTCAATAATTATCCCTAGGGATCCCATCCTGACTTCCTGAAAGCCATCACCCCCCATGCCCACAGCGAATCCTGCTGAAATGAGGGAATTCTGTCCAGTCACCAAGAGATCTTGAGGCATCAAGGAATGCTAAGTTCTGACTGAGAATGGGAACCAAatcctggctgcagccactggaattagtgctgggctctggccTTCAGAGGTGGGTCCATTTTTCCTATGGAATTAAGGCCTGTGCAGGCAATTCGGAGTTGGTAATTCCCACCCTCTGCCACTCTGAGATGCTCTGTGGAGCATGAagagctcctgcagaaaatCCTTCTTATCCAGGGCTTGTGAAGTGTTGTTTGAACCCCTCTGGCTCCCAGCTTGGTGTTTGTTTCAAGACATTCCCACAACTGATTTTTCTACCAAGTTTGTTCTTTTATTGCTACTGTACAGTTACAAAAATACCCTGAAGTGAAAAAAGCAACTTCCAACAGCAGTGCAGTGCTTGGACTGGAACAGACATCGTTAAATTAACACAC
The DNA window shown above is from Corvus hawaiiensis isolate bCorHaw1 chromosome 18, bCorHaw1.pri.cur, whole genome shotgun sequence and carries:
- the UNG gene encoding uracil-DNA glycosylase, with amino-acid sequence MIGQKTLHSFFSPVPAKKRGRSPEPGGDSEVNAAKKAKEAGDEASQALSAEQQERIRKNKEAARQLLAQRNVPPGFGESWRRQLAGEFSKPYFVELMAFVAEERKRYTVYPPPEQVFTWTQMCDIWDVKVVILGQDPYHGPKQAHGLCFSVQKPVPPPPSLENIYKELSEDIEDFTHPGHGDLTGWAKQGVLLLNAVLTVRAHQATSHKERGWEQFTDVVVSWLNKNLHGVVFMLWGAYAQRKGSSIDRKRHHVLQTVHPSPLSVNRGFFGCRHFSKTNEFLKKSGKKPIDWKAL
- the ALKBH2 gene encoding DNA oxidative demethylase ALKBH2, with protein sequence MDGFVVKLPRGQAGDGGGGGKRPRLEEPGPGRPLPREIRAEGLSCDYRILFGKAEADEIFQELEKEVEYFEDDLTKLHIFGTWHKIPRKKVTYGDPGLSYTYSGVTFHPKPWIPVLTRIRERVTSETGHTFNFVLINRYKDGLDHIGEHRDDEKELVPRSPIASVSFGACRDFVFRHRDHRGKGGMAGTGRITLQLAHGSLLLMKHPTNLHWYHSLPPRRRVLAPRVNLTFRKVLPGVKQGNVHQSGPLKSEALVPAGNVDSPVVSQGTGGANGQERFGNFAAKACDH